In Setaria italica strain Yugu1 chromosome IX, Setaria_italica_v2.0, whole genome shotgun sequence, the genomic stretch GAGCACGGGGAGGCTGCGGCGTCGCTGTAGTGGCCGTCGGATTTGGTGGGGGCCCAGACAGGATGGGTGACTGGTGTGTTCCGGCATGTGCTGCTTTTTCGAGCTTCCATTTGGAACTGGAATCATAGGAAGATAGGTATCGAATTTACTAATTATAAGGATATCGTTGCGAACGAAAACAGGAAAGTGAAAGTTCGCCTGCATATTTCTCACCCACCTCAGGAATGGCTGAACAattttttcatcattttttacCTTTATTTTAGACGAGTAATCCTATTCACTATTTGACCTTCTGTAATTCGAGGGGAAACGATCCTTTCGGCCTGCAGAGGAGAATAGAGAAAAGGTGCGTCTTAATACAAGTGATTGGTAGCTAGAGCATGTTTGATAGATCTCCGTTTTCCAATTCAATTAGATGAAAAAACAGTGCTTAGCAgatctttttaccttttttcctAATAACTATTTAGATAAACCAATAATCTATCCAACCCGCTCCAAATAGAGGGGAGTTGTGACCCGATACAAAGTTCGATTAGGATGAGATTAATGTATTGAGGAACTACAAAAGCACTCCGCAATAATTATGAAATAAGATTTTGGGATCATTGGCAAAATGTTGTCTAGCCATAGATTTTTCAAACAGCTATCTCAATAGGGGATGGCCAGTGAGTAGGATTAGTCTGGACTCTAGTCGGATCATTGCCGTGTCTACATATTCTGCCGGAGTTCAGCCTTAATCAAAGCTGGATTTTCCACGGCAGAGTCAaaagcatttcttttcttttttctacaGAGAAAGTGAAACTTTTCGAACTAGGTAACGTACTGCTCGAAATAAGTCAAATTTATATATAGGCCTATTTCTCAAAAAATCAGAGTTCGCAGTGGCTACTTAGGTTGCATTCTACAAACCATTGTCTAAGCACAGAATAGCTTGAGGGCCCAAGGTTGTCCGGTATTTATATTTGAGGACCAAAATCAAACTGTTGTGATAATTTGAGTGTCAAAAATCCACTAATTCGTTTGCCTAAATATAAATTGAACCCAACTGAGAAAAGCCATTTAAGTTTTTGAAGACGAATCCAAATTTCATTTGGAAAATTGGGTAAATAAACACAGAATGCAGCAGCAACATTAGTGCAGAACTGAGAACTCTAAACCGTGGGTACTAAGACATCAGTCAAGCTTATTGCCACGGATTACTTTTTCTGGTATCAGACTACCATCTGCTGCCAGAGAAACATAATGTTAGTGCATCAAATGTGTAAGCTGCGTTACAGTGCAAAGATGGGAAAACAGGAATCCTTTTCAAGTGTAAGGAAAATTATAGATGTGATGCGAATTTCTCAGCAACGCAGAACATGACTGTTAGATAGTACAAGTCATGCTTCTCAAGTCAAAAAGAATCATTTTATTTCGTAGTGTTCTCcaaaaaagaagatttctcTGTCTTCTGATAACTTGGCACCAGTCACCAAGGAAGAGAGGGTGGCGCAACATCACCAGTTCATTCTCCATTCGATGGGATTACAGAGGTCCAGGGAAGGTGCCGTTTTCGCGTTGCTCGTTCCAGCGATCAACCTGCGTATGAAACATTACAGTCATGTTCAAGACCAACATCCCCAGGTTCAAATTTTGAGGGACTATGCATCATTTGGAAATGGTTAATTTGTGTAGTAGGTGCGATCAGACAGTTTGAAATCAGAAAATACCTTTAGATCATTGATTGTTTAATATGATTATATGCATATAGCAAAAAGAAAGCGTATGCAACATTATCATTGATTTACTATGCTACTGCTGTAATACTGAACCATCGATTCACTTTTATCAATACAGGTCAAAGCCAAAAGTAGTGAAGCCAACAACAAGTGCAGATATTGGGCTGAAAGCTACACGTTGACTAGGAACTCGTATATTCACAATTTGCACAAATTCAAATGCTAATAGTGCCCAGCATCGTTAAAATCTTATATAGTGACATGGACAATTGTATGAAGCTATATTGAGTAGATGTTGTTCCAGGAAAAAATCTCTAGACATACATATTTAATGCTCAAATATCTATTGACCAGTTATGTTCAGGTGCTTAACCTTTGAGGCTTTGACTGATGAAAATTCAACATATTCAACTTAACAAGCTACAACGGGTGCAACTTATGAAAAACTAACACTATGgacttttttttccaaaaaaattagCACTAAACAAGTAGGTTTATCATGAACTCCTAAGGCTATGTTTGGGCTCTTTGTAAACTTTGCCTAGACTTGATAATGGGAAAATAGAAACCTCGCTAAGAAAAGAGAGCCAATTTCACTCTTGCCTGGAAAGCAAAGAAATTCTTTCTCACCTGACTCAAAAGCAAGGCTAGGCAAGAGATGAAACATGCATCTCCACCATAACTTTGCTAGCCAAGGTGAGCTACCATACGCAATCTTGTCACAAAgtacagattttttttttcaggaaaaatatattaacaaaaCTACACTACTACCGTAATGTTATTTTATTAAAAGAGTACTGCTACCGTAAAGTGGAAGACTTCACTATCTTGAGGCATACTCCACATGCCTCAAAAAGTTACATCCTTAACCCCAACACCAGAACAGGCAACAAGGGCAGAACGCAAGCTATAGTGGTGAAAGCAAGAAATACATACCCATTCACCTGGGCAAAGGGATCGATAGTACTTTGCGAACTTATCACACTCTGGAGCATCCTCTCCTTTTGCAGCTACACACCTGATTAAATAAACACAGTTACTAAGAATGGCTGAACATAAAACAATGTCACATATAACATATTCGACTTTGTGAAATACCATAATGACAAACCCTACCTGTGGTATTCAACATAGCGTGTGAAACAGTGCCttgtttgatttgttgttgGGAAACGGAAATCTGCTGGGGCTGTTTCAATCTGTATATTGGAAGTTCAAAATGCTTAGTATTCATCAACATGAGACTGAAGTGATATCATCAGTTGTTTTCAGCAGCACCAAACCTTGATCTCAGGTTTCTCCtcagcctcttcctcctcagcaGTCTCACTCGTTTCTTCTGCTACAGGGTTGGTTTCTTCTGCCTCTGACTTGTCAGCAGTATCTTGCACTTCAGGAGTTTCATTCTTGTCTTCTACAGCTGGAGGAGTTTCATCATTCGTTGAGGGAGCAGCTTCAGTCTCAGTACCACTAGAGGGCTTCTCCTCAGCAGCCTTTTCTGCCGGAACTTCTTCTGGGGGGAGTGAATATTCCTACAGATGAAATATGAGGTCAATAACGCTGATTCTAGATCATCAAATCAAAAGTAGCAGATCAAAGAGCAATCAACTTGTAGGAAAGCTCAACAAGCAACTTTATCCTAGTAAAATACATCAAAATGAATCAAATTTTGCATCTAACATGAAACCAAGTGATTTTTGGTCAATACACACCAGAAGTCTGCATGCATATTACTTTCAGAAAGGAACCTCTTTGATACACATGTAGCCATGATGGAAACCTGAGGTTCCTTGCAAATTCTTGCAAGCCACAAACACCAGAAATGCTTGCAGCAAGTGTAACAGTATTCAAGGGAAATGTATGCAGAAGCCAAACTGCTAACCCAACTTAATAATCGACTAAGCTGTCCGACTCATACAACTAGCGCATGGTAGCGATCACTATAAGCAGTACTTGAAACCCATAAAACCAAAGTCATCAGATCAAATTGTTAAAAATATATAACCACATAAATAATTCAACAAAGAACACAACTTTTCAAAGAAGAAGTGAAAACACGAAAATCAGATAAACTATGTGCATCATGTTCATTATAGAAGTTGTAAATATAAGTACACCCAATGCCACGATCTAATAAGCATAGTACAGCAAAAGATCAAAATAAGAATAGATAAACAATGACTGATGCTGATCACAGAAGCAAAATGGTATATACGCATGAGAATGTTCTTGCATGGAACATTGTTTCAAAAATTGGCCATCATAGGCGCTGTCTAACCTGCCCAATTAGCACCTAGTGCTTTCTGAAACACTGATACAAAAAACAAACAGACCCTATAGGTACTGTCAAAAATCGTTAATAAAAATGTGCTTTATATTCAAAAAGCTGCACCATTGAGCTTCCTACCAAAAacctataacatgaatatcctCTCTATAAAACTCTGATTCACATGCGCAAAGCCTTTGACACTATCTTTAAACCACCAACATCTGCTTCAATTCTCCTAAAAACAGTAAGCGAAGACCTATTTTATGATTCCCATCCAACCCAATCCATTGACAGATTAAAACTATATAGTCTAAAACAATTCCTGAGAAGTACCCCCTCCATTTACAAATCACTGACAACTTTGACTCTACTATTCAAACTTTGACTGGTTTaagttttcatgcatattcatTAGAAGTATAATTCTTGAAGTATTTTGATGGCAAGTCTAATGCTAGTTTTGCATTTTACACTAcgtatttgaaaaaaaaatatattgtcaGCCAAAGATTGAATAGTAAAGTCAAAGTTGACGCCTATTTGCAAACGAGTGAGCAACAACTAATGATTCTTGTAACATTCTAGAAGAAGTGAATTGCAACTTTCAACGGTAAATTCTCTACTAGAAAATTCATAAAGTAAATAGTTATAAATTTTCCATAAGTTAGACATTTTGAAAGAACCAGATAATAAAACATATTCCCttataagaaaaaaagaaattggcacAGTTGCAATACTCTTGCTACAAAGCAAACATCCACCAAGAAATCTCCCAAAATATCTAATCACGTGAAAAGTTCCTATTATTTTGATATCATAAGACTCCTAGAAACACATACGGTGTTGCAGAATCACCAAATCCTCTGGAGCATTTACACGATCAGTATTTGTCTTTGCTTTTTCTAGACTACCAGAAACTCTTATAGCCCCATCAATCTTCAGGTCTTTCATCCTGAAATCTACAGCACCACTCAAAAAATTCTACACGTTTAGCCGTTTAGGCACTAAAACCTTCCAACCTACACCAACTACAGCATAACGAACACAAAGTTCGAATCTAGCAGCATTCAACAGGAGCTAATTAACACTACTTCCAAAACAAAATTCAAACTAGGAGCAGCTAACCTGATCTTCCTCCACTAAAAACCTTACCACCTACGCACACAGGTCCTCAATCCCACCAAACTTTCCCGACCAACCAAATCGCCATTTCGGAATCGACAGCGGCAAACAAACGACCCCTGCCACCAGACCTAGACCCGAACGCTGTACGGGAATCCAATCCCAATCCCCCACGGGATCATCGGAGAACCGCAGATCTGGGGCCGCCCTCTAGATCCGCCCCCACACCGGGTCGCGCAATCCAGATCGGGAACTGCGTGCACCAGAGGACAGAAGGGGCTACAGGAGTCGGGGTTCTGCGTACCTCGGCGAGGGACGGCGTCTTGGCTTCCGCGGCCATGggcgcagcagcagcgcagAAGCTTCTAGAAGTGGCGGCTGCGAGAgtgacgaggaggcggcggacgggCTCGGAAGCGATTGAAAAAGGAGGACGCTGGACCAGGCGGTGGTGGTTACGACGAACAGAGCGCTCAGAGTGGGCCTCCAAACTTTAATGGGCTCAAAATCTGAGCGGAAGTAGGCCGCCGAATCGCATCCAAACTTCCAAACGGAGGCCCGAGTTCTATGTGTTTCAATTTTTATAttctctatttctttttttagcaaAAAATAATACTGCTTCAGTAAACTCCGAAATACATTTTCACATAACCATCACAACGGCCGATATACATGTGAATAGATCGACCGAGGAGACAAAACATCttagggcacgtacaacggCCGTCTGCGAGCCGGTGCTTTTGCAAAAATCACCTCCTCTCAGCGAGCCGTCGCCTCGCGAGACGACGGCAATGTCCCGTGCTCCGAGGCGGTAATAGACGCTGCAGCACCGTTGTACAGCCTCGTCTCCGCCGACCGCACGCTCGGATCCCGCGCGAACAGCAGCTGATTTGGGCGCGCGCGGGAGGCTGCTCTCCTACGTCGAGCAAGCTGCTCGCGTGCTCACGCGGACCACCAggaggagctccgccgccgccgattcgACCTCCGCAAGCGCTGAATCGAGCTTCGCAGCCGCTGAATCGACCTCCGCCGTTGTCAATTCGAGCTCCGCAGGCGCCAAATCGACCTCCGCAGGCGCCGAATCGAGCTCCGACTCCGACGCAGTGTGGGCCTGCTTCCTACCGGGCGACCTCCCGCCACTCGCCGACAGGgagctctcccccgcgccgccatcCAAGAAGGAGCTCTTCATGCGCCTTTCTGACAGTGACAGCGCCATCCTCCTCGCCGACCGCCTCATGGTACGGGAATCCGCTTATAAAGTGTTCCTCGAATCCTCACCTTATATCTTGTTACAAAGTAAAATAACTCATGCGTCTTATTTGGTTACTTTCAACTGGACCATGCAGATTATGACTTGAAAGGCCCGTTCAGATGTTCATGTGAACCTTCCTGCTCTTCAGAAGCTTGATGCGATGCTCATTGTACGTTGTCATTGTCTGTGTTACTACATTCATAGTTCTAATTGACAGTTTTCATTTCTGCTTGGTGGCATAGTTTCTCTTCATTCTTACTGGTACATTTTTGTATTTAGTAACGATGTATGCAACAAAATATGCAGGAAGTGATGGACTCAATGATAGATACAGAGTTCTTGTAGTTTCCCTATCTCAATTTCAGCGAAAAAGGCTTGTTTTTCTAGCTAAGCTTGTTCATCAGATCCTCAAAGCTGCAAAATCGATCAATGAACAAGTCCTATTCCATATGCCTATTCCTGCAGCTGTTATGGATGCCCTCCCAAAACTTCATTCAGAGCCTGTTAGTCTGATGCTGGTGGATGGTAGCCTGGTAGTCTGAGTCTGAGCCAGGATGCATGTACTATATGCTAGTATTCAGAAAAGTACAAGTAGACTAACTGGTGGATGGTAGAGTAATTCCTAGTAGTGTTAGACTTGTGGTGAGCTGCTGTGTCGGTATGTTGAGCATTGCCAAAGGGTGTATGCTGAGCTGAATTGAGTGATATGATCTGTAAGGGGGCAGGTGTTGGTGAGATGTTGCAGGTTATTAGAGGAGGTTGTGCAAGGCATATCTTGTCTTGTGCAGTAAAGCAGTAGCAAGGCTGTATTGCAACAGAAATCTTCAGTCGGCTGTGCATTGAAATCTAGTAGATAGATAGGAAGATTGTGTAAGGCT encodes the following:
- the LOC101772827 gene encoding cytochrome c oxidase subunit 6b-1, whose product is MAAEAKTPSLAEEYSLPPEEVPAEKAAEEKPSSGTETEAAPSTNDETPPAVEDKNETPEVQDTADKSEAEETNPVAEETSETAEEEEAEEKPEIKIETAPADFRFPTTNQTRHCFTRYVEYHRCVAAKGEDAPECDKFAKYYRSLCPGEWVDRWNEQRENGTFPGPL